A genomic region of Arachis stenosperma cultivar V10309 chromosome 9, arast.V10309.gnm1.PFL2, whole genome shotgun sequence contains the following coding sequences:
- the LOC130950247 gene encoding protein FAR1-RELATED SEQUENCE 5-like: MLVQVVSPSAQIGVKLGDFGVVIAEGWERETGFFSCCPSRMRRRNGGNSFIVNVCEGLDNVLLSNGWFANKCCGMMEFTKGNKGCDTMEGSQRDEGCRPDEELDNACGGDNMNGVSDEYPSDYADVFGCHGFGVRKGDYGKDEEGNLIRRRFFCNRAGLRDEKHLNRLDRKRGHRPETRTNCLAKLSIYLDRENSTWKVRKVILDHNHELTPRGMVHMIPKFRRISDAAKANIDGMRGYGVSTSKILGYMAGVAGGYSLLGFTKKDAYNYIDHMRRAKVVNGDSNAAIVYLEGKAAADPMSMARYNVTNDGMLANMFWADGPCRVDYQYFGDVVAFDSTYKKNKYQRPLVIFSGSNNHKQTTIFGFGLVLDETIESYTWMLENLLEVMCNKQPSVVVTDGDDAMIAAVKKVFPEATHRLCAWHLQKNVTLNGGEQMFREIFCKWLYTDMEVDDFELEWEEASEEFGLHEKCWANQMYEKRHMWCNAYLRGKFCAGYRTTSRCEGINSHIKGFLNSRHSILELVQNLELVVREYRNNELVAQFNSIYSTPVLTTCLDPIERCAADVYTRAIFILVKKEIDGVGAVNFVSKRRVSTTIVYTMEEYGHPGHNIVTLFDRTMTRMECRCRFWEKEGFPCRHMFFVMKHEHLKDIPNRLILKRWRRDAKAIEEYGDKSDDMLSERSFLLRHGALHAASQWMLYLGSKNRTVFKTAMEGIRRICTDIHAILGQPNEGRKANANEDIRDPVVVRTKGAPRSKGKKGKKRRCTFCKRTGHTKRTCVDRVRNRSKWGLQEDEESVEIPGANENFMGLHETSLPPRSESVYSRDGKNVLAELKSVGTQERIVGTAQSEILASVADAGSCDYHQQVLDLLKSLNATIGSDGIEKSQ, translated from the exons ATGTTGGTGCAAGTGGTTTCACCATCCGCCCAGATCGGAGTGAAATTGGGGGATTTCGGCGTTGTCATTGCAGAGGGTTGGGAGAGGGAGACCGGTTTTTTCAGCTGTTGTCCATCTCGTATGCGGCGAAGGAATGGAG GAAACTCCTTTATTGTTAATGTATGTGAG GGGTTGGATAATGTTCTGTTGAGTAATGGGTGGTTTGCTAATAAATGTTGTGGCATG ATGGAATTCACAAAAGGAAATAAGGGTTGCGACACGATGGAAGGAAGCCAAAGGGATGAGGGGTGTAGGCCTGATGAGGAATTGGATAATGCATGCGGCGGTGACAACATGAATGGAGTATCGGATGAGTATCCATCCGATTATGCTGATGTATTCGG ATGTCATGGATTCGGCGTGCGCAAGGGTGATTATGGAAAGGATGAAGAAGGAAATTTGATAAGGAGAAGGTTTTTTTGTAATAGGGCCGGACTGAGAGATGAGAAACACTTGAACAGGTTGGATAGAAAAAGGGGACACCGTCCTGAAACAAGGACTAATTGCTTGGCGAAGCTGTCGATTTATCTGGATAGGGAAAACTCAACATGGAAGGTTCGCAAAGTAATCTTGGATCACAATCATGAACTGACACCTCGAGGGATGGTGCACATGATTCCAAAATTCCGTCGTATATCGGATGCTGCAAAGGCAAACATAGATGGCATGCGTGGGTATGGTGTTTCAACATCAAAGATTTTGGGTTACATGGCTGGGGTTGCCGGAGGGTACTCTTTGTTGGGCTTTACAAAAAAGGATGCATACAACTACATTGATCACATGAGGCGGGCCAAGGTCGTTAATGGTGACTCGAATGCCGCTATTGTATATCTAGAGGGAAAGGCAGCGGCGGATCCAATGTCAATGGCTAGGTATAATGTTACAAATGATGGAATGTTGGCGAACATGTTCTGGGCTGATGGACCTTGCAGAGTAGACTATCAGTATTTTGGGGATGTGGTCGCCTTTGACTCAACATACAAGAAGAATAAGTACCAGCGCCCGTTAGTGATATTCTCTGGGTCAAACAATCATAAGCAAACCACGATATTTGGATTTGGATTGGTGCTAGACGAAACAATAGAAAGTTATACGTGGATGTTGGAGAATTTGTTGGAGGTGATGTGTAATAAGCAGCCTTCTGTTGTTGTAACTGATGGCGATGATGCGATGATTGCGGCAGTCAAAAAAGTGTTTCCAGAAGCTACTCATCGGTTGTGTGCATGGCACTTACAGAAGAATGTAACCTTGAATGGAGGCGAGCAGATGTTTCGTGAGATATTCTGTAAATGGCTTTATACTGACATGGAGGTAGATGACTTCGAGCTTGAATGGGAAGAAGCTTCTGAGGAATTTGGTCTACACGAAAAATGTTGGGCAAACCAAATGTACGAGAAAAGGCACATGTGGTGTAATGCGTACCTTCGTGGCAAGTTTTGTGCTGGATATCGCACAACATCTAGGTGTGAGGGAATAAATTCTCACATAAAGGGATTTTTGAACTCAAGACATAGTATTTTGGAATTGGTGCAAAATTTGGAGTTAGTAGTCCGAGAATACCGCAACAACGAGCTGGTTGCGCAATTCAATTCAATATATAGCACCCCTGTTCTAACAACGTGCCTGGATCCTATTGAGAGGTGCGCTGCAGATGTTTACACGAGAGCTATTTTTATACTAGTTAAGAAAGAGATTGACGGTGTTGGAGCGGTTAATTTTGTGAGTAAAAGGAGGGTCTCCACAACAATTGTATACacaatggaagagtatggtcaTCCCGGCCACAACATTGTTACCTTATTTGATAGGACCATGACCAGAATGGAATGTCGGTGCCGATTCTGGGAGAAGGAGGGCTTTCCATGCAGGCACATGTTCTTTGTCATGAAGCACGAGCATTTAAAGGATATTCCAAATCGTTTAATTCTGAAGCGGTGGAGGAGGGACGCCAAGGCAATTGAAGAGTATGGCGATAAGTCCGACGACATGTTGAGCGAGAGAAGTTTTCTATTGCGGCATGGGGCACTCCATGCGGCATCACAGTGGATGTTATACCTTGGTTCAAAGAATCGAACTGTATTTAAGACTGCAATGGAGGGAATTCGCAGAATTTGTACTGACATCCATGCAATTCTTGGTCAACCGAATGAGGGAAGAAAAGCAAATGCGAACGAGGACATTCGGGATCCTGTTGTTGTTAGAACTAAAGGTGCTCCACGGTCCAAAGGcaaaaagggaaagaagaggAGATGTACGTTCTGCAAAAGGACTGGCCACACAAAGCGGACATGTGTTGATAGGGTACGAAACCGATCCAAATGGGGTTTGCAAGAGGATGAAGAATCTGTCGAAATACCAGGGGCCAATGAG AACTTTATGGGGCTACATGAAACAAGTCTGCCTCCGAGGTCAGAATCGGTGTATTCACGAGATGGAAAAAATGTTTTGGCAGAATTAAAATCCGTGGGAACTCAGGAGAGGATCGTCGGAACTGCACAAAGTGAGATTCTAGCATCTGTTGCAGATGCAGGCAGTTGCGACTATCACCAACAG GTACTAGATCTCCTGAAATCGCTGAATGCAACAATAGGCTCAGATGGCATTGAGAAGTCCCAGTGA